Sequence from the Sphingobium indicum B90A genome:
GCGCCGTTTCACCACCTACGCGCACGCCGAATATGAGTTCGGACCCGCCCTTACCGCCTATGTGGAGGGCGGCTATTCGCGGTCGAAGGGCATATTGAGCGGGCTACCGCCGCGCTACACCTCCGTGACCATCAAGGACGACAATGCGTATCTGTCGCCGGCCGTGAAGGCGGCGATGGCGAAGGATGGGATCACCAGCTTCACCATGTCGCGGATCGGCTATGATTTCGGCAATGTGAAGACCGAGGCGGTGAACGCGACGCGGCACGTGGAGGTTGGCGGCAAGGGCGAGCTTGGCGGTTCCTGGCACTGGGACGCCCATTATTCCTACGGCCGGAACAATTATGACGGCTATAGCTTCAACAACACCATCAGCGCCAACGTGCCCCTGGCTGCGGACGCGGTCTTCAACAGCGCGGGCAAGATCGTCTGCCGTTCGACGCGCGACGTGAATCCCAACAATGGCTGCGTGCCGCTGAACCTGTTTGGTGCAGGTTCTCCATCCGCCGCCGCCATCAGCTATGTCAACGGCACCGGCCATACGACAGTCAAATATATCCAGCACAGCGCGGCGGCGAACCTGCGGGGCAATCTGTTCTCGACCTGGGCGGGGCCAGTCTCGGCCGCGGTCGGCATCGAATATCGGCGCGAAAGCGAGAATGTCGGCGCCGATCCGATCGCGGCGGCGAACGGCTTTTCGTCCACGGGCAACGCCGTCCCTTATCGCGGCAGCTTCGACGTCAAGGAAGCCTATGTCGAGGCGATCGTGCCGCTGGCGAAGGACAAGCCCTTCCTGCGTTCGCTGAACATCAACGGCGCGGCTCGCTTCGCCCATTACAGCACGGTGGGCGATCAGGTGACCTGGAAGGTCGGCGGCGTGTGGGAGCCGGTGGACGGCCTGCGCCTGCGCGTCACGCGGTCGCGCGACATCCGCGCGCCGGCCATCTGGGAACTCGCCAGCCCCGGCAACTTCGTGACCAACACGATCACCGTGAACGGCATCACCAAGATCATTCCGCAGAATGTTTCGGCCGGGAACCCCGACCTAAAGGCCGAGAAGGCGGATACCTTCACCGCTGGCGTGGTCGTCGAGCCGGGCGGATTCCTGCGCGGGCTGCGCGCCTCGGTCGACTATTACGACATCAATCTGAAGGGTGCGATCACCAACTTGTCCGGCCTCAACGTCGCGTCGCTCTGCACGCTCGGCCAGCAGGAATTCTGCGGCCTGTTCACGTTCGATGCAGCCGGCAATCCCACCAGCCTCACGGCGCCGGCCCTCAACGTGGGTTCGTTCCGGAACAAGGGCCTGGATATGACGCTGAGCTATGGTTTTCCGCTGGGGGAAGGCCGGGTGAGCATCGCGGCGAGCGGCACCTATGTCTTCAACGCGCTGGTCGACCCGGGCACCGGCGCCGGCGCGATCGAGCGCGTGGGCGAGATGGGCCAGGCCAATCTCGGCGCGATGCCGCGCTTCCGCGGCAACTTGGCCGTCACCTATACGCGCGGGCCGTTCTCGATCACGCCGCAGTTAAACTTCATCTCGGCGGGCAAGCAGGACAATATCTACAACACCACGCCCGCGCTGACGATCAACGACAACCATGTGCCGGCGTTCGCCTATCTCGACCTGGCCGGCTCGATCGACGCGACGGAGCAGTTCCGGTTCTTCTGGTCGATCGAGAACCTGCTGGACAAGGATCCGGCGCCGACGCCCTACGCGGTGCTGAACGTGCCGACCAACGGCATCTGGTACGACAAGGTCGGGCGGCGCTTCATGGCGGGCGTGCGCGTGCGGCTGTGAGCATCCAGGCAGGAGGAGCAGCGATGTCGGAGCTACCCGCGAACAGGCGTCCCGGTGCCGTGATCGGGCGGCGCGAACTGCTTGCGGCGGGGGTCGCGGCGCTGACCGTGCCGGCGGTGGCGCGCGCGCAATATACGCGCATGCCGCCCGGCATCGCCAAGTCCCTGACCCTGCTGATCCGCAAGCCGGGCGCCACGCATGAGGAGTTCATGCGCTATTGGCTGGGGGTGCACGCGCCGATGGCGCTCAAGATTCCGGGCATGCGGGGCATGGTCTGCAACGAGGTGCTGGGCCCCAGCCGGGGGCGGAACGACATACCCGGCGGCACGCCGATCCTGATCGACGGGGTCGCGGAGTCCTGGAAGCTGGAGAGCAACTCGCCAAGCAATCCCGACGCCCCGCGGGAGGCGCGCGCCTGGTATAGCGACGGGCCGTTGTTCGTCGGCGAGATCCAGGGCTATCGCGTCACCGAAAATGTGATGGTGCCGGTGAAGCGGGGCGGCAAGGGGCTGTTCTCGCTGCTCCAGCGCAAGCCGGGCACGACCCACGCAGCTTTTGTCGACCACTGGCTCCGCGTGCATGGCGCGATGGCGAGCAAGGTGCCGGAAGTCGCCGGCCTGATCCTGAACGAGGTCGTGGCGCCGGCCAGGCGGAGCGACATCCCGCCCTTCAGCCACGCGCTTGGCGAGGTGGATGGCATCGCCCAGTCCTGGCACAAGGATCAGAGCTACCGGGGCGTAACCTCGCCCGAGGCCAAGGCCTGGTACGCCGACGGCGCCGCGAGCATAGGGTTCGCGCGTGGCTATTACACCCAGGAGCATGTGGTCATCGATCCACATCCGTAATCGATAGACTAGCTCGATAACTTATTTGCGGTGGCCGAGCGGCCAGGTCTCCGGGGAAGGCGACGAAATGACCGAACAGCTGATATTCGACGCGGAAATGCTGGCGCGCGCGCGCGCGCTGGGCGCCGCCACACTGCATGAGGCGGCCGGACGCATCGGGGCCCTGCCGTCCGCGATCAAGCCCGTCGCGCCGGACATGCGAGTGGCCGGGCCCGCCTATACGGTAGTGGTGCCGATGCTCGACAATCTGTGGATTCACCGCGCGCTCTATCGCACCGAGCCGGGCGACGTCCTGGTGGTCTCGACCAGCGGCGGGATCGAGGGCGGCTATTGGGGCGACATATTGAACGAGGCGGCGATGGCGCGGGGCCTGGCGGGGCTGGTGATCGACGGCGGCGTACGCGACACCGCCCGCCTCGCCGAAATGGGCTTCCCGGTCTTCTCGAACGGCATATGCATCCGAGGCACGATCAAGGGTTTCGATGTGCCGCCCCGGCTCCAGCAGCCGATCGCCATCGGGCAGGTGGTGATCGCGGCCGGCGATCTGATCGTCGGGGACCGCGACGGCGTGGTCGCCATCCCCGCCGCTGAGGCGGCCAACGCCGTCGCGCGCGGCCAAGCGCGGGAACTCGACGAGGCCGCGAAGATTGCGCGCATCCGTGCCGGAGAGAGGACGCTCGACATCTACGGCTTCGACGAGAAGTGATGCGCAACGGCTCACCGTGCGGCGATTGACACGGTTCTAAAAAGTCAATAAACTGCCTTATTAGCAGATGAGTCACTCACTGCGCGAAAAAGAAAACACATATCCGCAGGTCGCGGTAGGGATTGGAATAGCCTCGCCTCTTCAAGGATCTTGAACGGGGACGGCTCGGTCGCGCTGAATGCGGCGCGTGGGCCCTTTTGCGAGCGCGTCCGAGAGTTCCTGACCGCGCCCCCGGTAAAGGGAGCTGAGGGAGGTCATGATGGCGAGAGGTGTCGAGGCTCTTCGGAGCATGCGTCCGTGGCGGCTATTGAGCACGTCCAGTCTGGTGCCGCTGGCGGCCACCGGGAGTTTGGCGCTGGTGACGGCCGCCCAGGCCCAGGGTGCTCCAGCCCAGGGCGCTCCGGCGCAGGCCGCGGCTCAGCCCACCGCGAGCGATATTGTCGTCACCGGCACGCGCATCTCCGGCTTCACCGCCCCGACGCCCGTCACCGCCATCAGCCAGGCGCAGTTGCAGGAGAAGGCGGTGCACACCGTCTCCGAACTGTTGCAGGATATCCCCCAACTGCGCATCAACCAGAATGTCGGCAAGTCGAGCGAGCCGGTCGGCGCGAGCACCGCCGATCTGCGCGGCCTCGGCCCGCAGCGCACGCTCGTGCTGCTCGACGGCCGCCGCCTGCCGCTGACCGATCCCGCGGGCACGATCGACACCAATGTCATCCCCACCGCGCTGATCAGCAATGTCGAGATCGTCACCGGCGGCGCGTCGGCGGCCTATGGTTCGGACGCGGTGGCCGGCGTCGTCAACTTCACGCTGGAGAGGAACCTGGAGGGGTTCCGCGGCGACCTGTCCTATGCGCAGACCAAATATGACGACTTCCATCGGCCGGCGGTGTCGCTCGCCTATGGCCATGGCTTCATGGACGACCGGCTGCATGTGGAAGCCGCCTTCGACTATCTACGCAATTCGGGCCAGACCAGCCAGGCGTCGCGGCCCTGGGGTTCGCATCGCACGGCGTTGCTGACCAACCCGAACTACACGGCCACCAATGGCCAGCCGCGCCTGATCATCGCCGATAATTCCACCTTTTCGCAGATGACGCCGGGGGGCGTGCTCGGCCGTACGTCGGGGCTCGCGCTCGCCAGGCTGCTCGGTTTCCCCACCGGCACCGGCGTGCAATTCGGTCCGAACGGCCAACCCGTTCCTTTCAACTACGGCACGAACGTCGGCGGCACCTACATGACCGGCGGCGACGGCGGCAGCTTCGAGGATGGGGGCAATCTGCTGCCGATCCTGAAACGCTATACCGGCTATGGCCGGATCGATTTCGACTTGACGCAGGACATCAAGCTGTTCGGCGACTATCTCCAATCCCGCACCGAGACCCGGAGCGATCTCACCGCCAATTATGACAATGGCACGCTGACCATCAACGCGGACAACGCCTATCTCCCTGCTGCCCTGAGGTCGGCGATGGCCGCTGCCAATATGAGGAGCTTCGCCCTTGGCCGCCAGCAGCTTGAGGATGGCACGGCTTTCTTTTCCACGCGCACGACGATGCGGCGCGGCGTGATCGGCGTCGAGGGCAAGGTTGGCGGCTGGAGCTGGGATGTTTCCGGCCAGATCGGCAGCACCCATTACCGGCAGGACAGCACCAACAACCGCATCCAGACGCGCTTCTTCAACGCGGTCGACGCGGTCATCAATCCCGCCACCGGCCAGCCCGTCTGCCGCGTGACGCTGCAGAATCCGGGGAGCAGCAATCCCGACATCAGCGGGTGCGTGCCGGTCAACCTGTTCGGCGCGGGAGCGATCAACCAGGCGGCGCAGGCCTATTATCTCGGGAACAGCTGGCAATCCTCCGTGCAGCGCGAGAAGGTGTTCTACCTGAACCTGAAAGGTTCGCCCTTCACGACCTGGGCCGGCGATGTCTCACTGGCGGCGGGCGCGGAATATCGCACCGAGCAGACCGTGCTCACCTCCGACCCCGACTCCGCCGCGGCGCGCTGGCGCTCGATCAACGCCCAGCCCTTTTCGGGCAAGTATAATGTCAAGGAAGTCTATGGCGAGGTGGTCGTGCCGCTGGCGCGCGACATGGCCTTCGCCAAGAATCTGGAGTTGAACGGAGCGGTGCGCTACACGGATTATTCCACCAGCGGCGGCGTGGCGACGTGGAAGGTCGGTCTGAATTACGCGCCGGTCAGCGATATCCGGTTCCGCGGCACGATCTCCCGCGATATCCGCGCGCCCAATAATTATGAACTGTTCTCCCGCGGCAATCAGGTGATCAGCCAACTCGTCGACCGGCCCAGCAATGTCTCCGGACAGGTGCTGCAGGTGACGAGCGGCAATCCCGACCTGAAGCCGGAGAAGGCGGACACGCGCGCCATCGGCGCCGTGTTCCAGCCGGGCTGGCTGCCGGGCTTCCGCATGTCGGTCGATTATTATTCGATCAAGATCAAGGACGCGATCTCCACCGTGTCCGGCCAGAACATCGTCGATTTCTGCTTCAACGGCCAGACCGTCTATTGCGCCAGCGTCGTGCGGGATGCATCGGGCAGGCTTACGCGGGTGAACGTCGTGCCGTTCAATGCGCAGTCGCAGAAGACATCGGGCATCGATTTCGAGGCGATGTACCGTTTCCCGCTCAGAACCTTCGGCGAGGGCACGATGACCTTCCGCGTGCTGGCCAATTATGTGGCCGAACTGAAGACGATCGCCAATGGCGTGACCAATGACTATGTGGGCCTCGCGGGTGTCTCGCCGCCGCCGCTCGGCGTCCCCCAGTGGCGCTTCAACGCGGAGGCACGGTACCAGATCGGGCGCGCCAAGCTGGGCGTGACCTACAGTTTCATCGACGGCGGCAAATATGACACCCGCTTCAACGTCACCACGCTCGACCTCGACAACAACAATATTCCCAGCCGCGGTTATGTCGACCTCGACGCGAGCTACAAGCTGACCGAGAATTTCGACATCTATGGGCGGATCGACAATCTGTTCAATGTCGCGCCGCCGATCGCGCCGAACGCCATCGTCCAGCCGCAGATCGCGAACTCGCCCTTCTACGATACGCGCGGCATGTTCTGGACATTGGGGGTCCGTGCGCGGTTCTGAGCGGGGAGCCGCCCCGCTTCCGGGAGCTAGCGCCGCCCGGACTTGTGGGCGTCGGCGATGCGCTCGAAAGCCCGGACCTGCGCGTCCGTGTCGATCAGATGATCGAGCCCCAGTTCGCGGGCGCGCTGGAGGCGGTCGCGGCCGCGCTCGACTTGCGCCCTGTCCAGCACATTGCCCATCGCCCATAATATGTCCCGCCGGGACCGCGACATCCGGCCGAGTGCCTTGAAGGTGCGGGCGCAATGATAGCGCCGGCATATCGCGGGCGCGCGCTCGTGGATCGAACAGCCGGTTTCCGTCAGATAAACGCAATGCCCGGTCGCGGGATCGCGTTTCAGCGCTGGGACGCGCTGACCCGGATAGAGATCGCTCGCGATATATTCCCAGTCGAAATCCTCCAGCACATCGCCCGCCTCGGGGCGCAGGATCACCTGCTCGTTGAAGCAGCAGAGCGTGCAGCCGTCACACGGTATGGCATTGGCCGCGAACCGGGGATCGGCTGGCGGCGTCGCCGTCACGCGCCCGCCGCCCTGGCGAAAGGCGCCTCGGTGGCGGGATTGACCGCCCGCCGGGTGTCCGCGCCCTCGACCGGCGCGCCGTCGATCGGCAAGGCGAAGCCGGTCATCATCGTCCTGCTCGGATAGGCGTGCCGTAGATGGCGAAGGGACCGGGATCCTGTCCAGCCAGCGCTGGATCGGTGCGATAGCGGAGCTTGCCCGCGACCGCCCAGGAGGTCTTCCCCAGCGCCACCGCCGAGGTCGTGCCGGTGCGGCCGCCGGGGAGCGGGGAGAGGGTCACCGTGTCGCCCTTGACGGTCATGAGCGTGATCCCGCCCTGGTCGCCCGCCTCGGCGAGCAGGAAGCGGCCGCGGCCGATATGGCGCAGGCCGTCCGGACGGTCGAGCTTGCGGGGCGGGATGAGTTCGACCAGCGGACGCGCGCTCCCATCGGCGTTCGTGCCGGTGCGGAACATGCGGCCGGACGTGACGCTGGTCACGTAGAGCTGGCCGTCGTCGTCGAAGGCGATGCCGTCGGCGCCCGCCAGGCGCGGATCGGCGATCCAGACGTCGGCCTTGTCCCCGCGCACGCGGATGATCGAGCCGCGCAGCGTCTCGGCGACATAGGCGGTGCCGTCGGGCGCGACCGCGAAGTCGTTGCACAGCGACCGGGAGGCGCCAGGGGTGGGAATATTCCTGACCGGCGCGCCGCTCTTGAGGTCGAACAGGCGGATCGCCGCGGCGCGGTCGCGCGCCTCGGTCGGGTCGCTGCGTCGGCCGTTGGAGCAGACATAGAGCAGGCCATGCCTGTCGTCCGCGAACACGCCCAGCACCGACACGAGTCCACTGCTGTCCGGCGCGATGAAAATGGTGGCGGCCTTGTCACCGGGCCGGGCGCGCCAGATCGTCCCATTGCCCGCGCTGCCGACGATCAGCGTGCCGTCGCGCGTCGCGGTGATGCTTTCGGGGAAGACGCGCGGCTGGGGGATTGCGATTTCGGGCGGAGGCGGGGGTGAGGGCGGGGCCGCCGCCCCAAGCAGCCCCGCCGCCACCGCCAGCCCCATCCATCGCGCCCGTCGCATGCCTCGTTCCTCGTCCTCAGGCGGGGGTGAAACCCATCCGCAGATTGTCATGGCGGAAAGTCAATATCCGCGCGCTCCATGGTGTCGTCGCGGCCTCGCGCCACTGGGCGCCGGTCACCACGTCCAGGTCGCGCAGGTGATAAAAGGCCGCGTAGCTCGGCTGGCTTGTCGAAGCGCGGAAGCGCCGCGCGGCGAGCACGCCGTCCACCGCCCTGAAGCGCGGCACATGCTCGGTATCGTACCAGTCGTTGAACTCCTCCTCGTGCGCGCCGTCGATGTTCATCCAGTTCACGAGCAGGCCGCCCGCGTTCCTGGGCGCCGGCTCGTCGCCGGGCAGGATCTGGATGCCCGACCAGCGCCATGCGCCCGCCGCCCCGGCGAGGTCCGTCTTCGCCGCGCTGTCGGCCAGCAGCATGTGGCGCGGTCGGCCCGGCTCCCCCGCCCGGCTGGACATGGTCCGGCCGACCCATGGCATCGGCGCCAGCGCGTCTTGGGGAAGGGACAGGCCGTCCGCCCCCGCGTCGGGCGCACCCATCACGAAGACGAGACCGAGGCTCAAGCGAAGGCCTTGCGGTAGATCCTGCGGGCATTGCCCTCGAAGATCTTGGCCTTGTCCTCGGCGGTGAGGAAGTCGATGCTCTCGATCACCGGCTTCAGATCGTCGAGGTCATGGCCCCAATGGGGATTATGGACCGATCCGGTGCCGGGCCGCTCGGTGCCGAACAGGCAATTGTCGGCGCCGACCACCTGAAAGAGCAGCTCCAGCCCTTCCCTGGAATAGAGGCAGGTGTCGAAATAGAGCTGGCGCAGTTCCTGGTCGAACTCGCGGCCGCGCCGCCAAGCGCCGGCACGGAAACGCCCGATCTGATAAGGGATCGCGCCGCCGCCGTGCGAGATGACGATCTTCAGCGTCGGAAAGTCCTTGAATACGTCCGACTGCAACAGCGACATCACGGCGATGCTGCCCTCGTTGATGAACTTCAGCGTGTAGCTTTCGCGTGGGTGGCAGCAGCCGGCCGAATGGATCAACGCAGGCACGTCCAGCTCGACGAGCTTCTCATAGAGCGGGTACCAGAAGCGATCGCCCAGGCCCGGCGGGGGCAGGGCGTCGCCCTCGGTGGGATCGGGATTGAGGATGCAGCCGATGAAGCCAAGCTCCCTGACGCAGCGCTCCAGCTCCTCGACGCAGTTGGCCGGGCTCTCGGCGCGGAACTGCGGCAGGCCGGCGACGCCCTTCAGCCGATCCGGAAACATCTCGACCTGCTGGTGGATCAGGTTGTTGCAATAGCGCGCCCAGTGCAGCGGCACGCCCGCCGGTCCCAGCGAATGCATCTGGAGATAGGGGCGCGGCGACAGGAACTGGACGTCCGTGCCTACCTGGTCCATCTTGGCGAGCAGGCCGCGCGCGGTCTTCTCAGCCACCTCCGCCGCCGGCAGCTTCGCGGCCTGGGGCGGATTGTTGCGGGCGCCCGTGAGCGTCGCCATCTTCGCATAGTCGGCGTCGGTCATCACTATATGGGCGTGGGCGTCGATGATCATGCCGCTTCCTTTGCTACCGCCAGGGCGTCGAGTTGGATGAGGACCGCGCCGCGCAGCGTCGCGATCTGGGTGTGGCGCGCCGGCCGGTGGGCCGGATCGGGATAATGTTCCAGCCAGGACGCGTTGATCGCCTCCCTGGCGCCGTCGTCGCGGACATGACAGGTGATCTTCACCACGTCTCCCATGTCCATGCCGGCCTCGGCCAGCACGAGCGCCAGGTTGCGGAAGCAATTGGCGGCCTGCCCGGCGACATCCTCCGGCATGACGCGCGTTTCGCTATCCCGGCCCATGATGCCGCCGGTGGCGAGGATCGGCCCGATCCGGCAGGCGAGCGGGATCGGCTGGGGATGGCCGATCGATTCGATATTGATGCTGCGTTGGCGCATGGCTTCCTCCACTCAATGCCACTCGGCGAAGCAAACGCCCGTGCCCGTGCCCGCTTCGGTGCGGTAGCAGGGCAGATATTCCGACCAGGCGAGGTCGAGATGTTCGCACGCGCCCGCCGTAGCGATCCAGTTGCGGATTTCCGAGCTGCCTGAATTGAGCTTCGCCCGATCCATGCTGGTGAGAGCGGCGACATCCTTGGTGCGGATCGCTTCGATCAGGCCGCGGTCCAACTCCTCGTCGACCACGAAATGGCTGAGGCCGCCCGAGGCGATGACGCCGACCTTGATGTCCTCCGGATAGCTCTCGACCGCCCGGCGTATCGCCTGGCCGAGCGCATAGCAACGGCGCGGCGTCGGCTGGTTGGGCGCATAATAGGTGTTGAGCGCCAGCGGCACGATCGGCAGCGGGTTGGCCTCGTCCATCAACTGGCGGTGGACGAAGCCGAAGGCATGGCCCTCGCCCTCGCCGTCGCGCAGCCGGTTGGCGGTGGAGATGTCGAATTCATCATCGACCAGCCGGGCGATCATGTGGCGCGCAAGCCCGGCGTCGACCGGGAAGTCGGTCTCGCCCTCGTCCACATAATAGCCGCCGCGCGCGTTCTGCCACCATTCGAGCGGGTTGGGATTGCCCTTGTGGCGCGGGTTGTTGCGGATCGTCTCGCCATAATAGATGAGGATGCTCGGCAGATTGTCGTTGGTGTAAAGCTCGGCCTGGTCGTCGCCGATGACGATCAGCGTGTCGATGCCGGAGGCGACGATCGCCGCCCTGATCCGCTCGACCCCCCGCTTGGCGGCGCGCATGCGCTCGTCGAGCAGCGCGGGCGTGATATGGTCGCGCAGCGCCTTGTCCGCGCGTTCCAGCAGCATGGCATAGGTCGCCGGACGCCCTTCCTTGTCGAGGAACTTGCCCGGAATGTCGCGCTCCTCGAACCGCGCCCAATCGCCGTCGCGCATGTTGAGCATGGGGGTGTGCGAGGAGCCGAGACCGTGAGTAAGCCGTGCCATCATCTATCTCCGAGGATCATGCCGTCGCCGGTGCCGGGCCATGGAAGCGGCTGACGATGAAAATACAGGCGGCGGCGACCGCCGCGACCACCGCGAGCGCGGCGTAGAGCGGCAGCAGCCCGCCGCCCGCGCCAAGGACGATGCCGCCCACCAGCGGCCCCGCGACCGCCCCGAAGCGGCCGAAGCCGACCACGAAGCCCACGCCGGCCGCGCGCATCGTCGCCGGATAATAGCGCGTCGCGTTGATCATCAGGCCGCTGAACGCGCCTTGCGCGAAGAAGCTGATCACCGGCGCGATCGTCAGCATCATATAGGGATCGCCCGTGTTCAACCCGAACAGCAGGAAGGATGTCGCCGCGCCGGCGAAATAGATCGCCGTCAGCCGCGCCGCGCTGACGATCGCCGAGAAATAGCCCATCGACAGGTTGCCGAGGATCGAGAAGATGCTGGTGAACGTGCCCGCCAGCAGCGCGAGGCGCGTCGGCAGGCCTGCATCGTCCAGCACCTTCGGCGTCCAGCTCAGATGATAGAAGCCGACGACCGAATAGCCGAGCGATGCCACCCAGAGTAGTACGCTGCCCGCTATCATCCCCGGCCCGATCAGATCGGCGATGCGCGTCCGCGCCCGGCCCCCGCCGG
This genomic interval carries:
- a CDS encoding DODA-type extradiol aromatic ring-opening family dioxygenase, whose amino-acid sequence is MLNMRDGDWARFEERDIPGKFLDKEGRPATYAMLLERADKALRDHITPALLDERMRAAKRGVERIRAAIVASGIDTLIVIGDDQAELYTNDNLPSILIYYGETIRNNPRHKGNPNPLEWWQNARGGYYVDEGETDFPVDAGLARHMIARLVDDEFDISTANRLRDGEGEGHAFGFVHRQLMDEANPLPIVPLALNTYYAPNQPTPRRCYALGQAIRRAVESYPEDIKVGVIASGGLSHFVVDEELDRGLIEAIRTKDVAALTSMDRAKLNSGSSEIRNWIATAGACEHLDLAWSEYLPCYRTEAGTGTGVCFAEWH